A section of the Aigarchaeota archaeon genome encodes:
- a CDS encoding peroxiredoxin, translating to MIGEKAPSFKAKTTKGLINFPDDYKGKWVVLFAHPADFTPVCTTEFYAFQNRYEEFKKLNCELVGLSIDQVFSHIQWAKWIKEKLGVTIEFPIIADDTGDISKMFGMLHPGKATNTVRGVFIIDPQGTVRAIFYYPHELGRNIDEILRAVKGLQVADKAGVALPANWPNNELIGNKVIVPPATD from the coding sequence CAGCTTCAAGGCAAAGACGACGAAGGGCCTCATAAACTTCCCGGACGACTACAAAGGGAAATGGGTCGTACTCTTCGCCCATCCGGCTGACTTTACGCCGGTCTGCACGACGGAGTTCTATGCTTTCCAGAACAGGTACGAGGAGTTCAAGAAGCTGAACTGCGAACTCGTCGGCTTAAGCATAGACCAGGTCTTTAGCCATATCCAGTGGGCTAAGTGGATTAAGGAGAAGCTTGGGGTTACGATAGAGTTCCCGATAATCGCCGACGACACGGGCGACATATCAAAGATGTTTGGAATGCTTCATCCGGGCAAGGCCACCAACACCGTCAGGGGAGTATTCATAATCGACCCGCAGGGAACCGTAAGGGCGATCTTTTACTATCCACACGAGCTTGGAAGGAACATTGACGAGATACTGAGAGCCGTTAAGGGGCTGCAGGTAGCCGACAAGGCTGGCGTAGCGCTTCCTGCGAACTGGCCGAACAACGAACTCATAGGCAACAAGGTAATCGTTCCGCCGGCTACCGACG